The genomic stretch ATAAGTACACAAAACTTaacacagaaaaataaagacCAAGCAACACATACCCCACTAAAACCTttgggttatctcaggtgctccggaagggtaagcagatccttcccgacatgtggcacccgtcgtgttgctcatgttataacaaacccggtaaatatactagttcagtgggTCACGAAACACACGTGATCAACATACGTCATTATTGACGATGAAGACgaactgaaaaatgaaaattttctagTCGaagaataatttgtttgtttcatcATACCAAACTTTAATAAAGTGAAAACTGCTGATGTCACATACTAAAATACCCCTTATCagtttttttataatgtgaatttctatgttgtgatgtcacATTATTGTTTCATGTATAAAGGATGAAAGTTggtattaaaacattaaaacccGCTGCATTTAATTGCAAATGTCCTacgtcaggaacctgatgttcagtagttgtcatttgttcataagtgtttctcatttctgtggtgttttttttatatatataagcccgttggttttcctgtttgaatggttttacataagTATTTtctgaggccctttatagcttgctgtttgtttTGAGCCAAAACTTCGTGtttaagaccgtactttgaccacTTACCcagtataccacatcttctatttgaAGTGTTATTTTCAAACAATGAaggatgtatttaaaaaaaatgattgaaatggTACATAACATGATCACCTTGAATAGGTAAGAAAAACACAACACTGGAAGTATATCTACGACTAGCTGTCTCTAGACATGTAATACGTTTATGATAACGGATGTTGTTTAGAAGTGCATGTCCGAAAATATTATTTCAAGTCCCTTAATTCGAATCATATTTGGAATGTAGTCAAATCCTTGTCGGGTGTtaagaataaatttaaaatcTGGTAAGGTTTGGTTTTTAGTCGTGCAAGATATATGCAATCAACATGAAAATGTCATTCCGTGATAATGCAGCCGATTATAGTtttcactagaacacacccgtgatatcacgggtacgtgactgaattaaagtatataactatgcgcaagccttattttagtattagtattgtcatctaataaagtcatgccgattataagatacacagtttttctctgctttcaagtctttctgtttgaacccgtcgaactgaaacaataatattaattatttggaaaactaaaggtcctggaatggagtatttttaatcaacagcattggccttatataagttataaataaagttgaattctttgcttcgctgttttacgtcatgcccactaccaaattgaaaactgtacctatacgccttatttttagtccagatttttagtattcgtattgttatcttagaaagtcttacagattaaaatactacaataggtaacaatttgacaatttagtagtgtcaaccctgtggttatgacccgtgtatatagcatattaatcctgaatacaacgtttggtggtgcgcctgtcagatgtggaacgtacagataaggtaataggtaacaggtgaatatactattggtatcggtagcggactcgacccggaacttcttaattattggcaatattaattacgtggaaaacaaaagtgcctggagtggtgtaatttttaatctacacctttgtactatattagttatatataaagttgaattctgtgattcgtcgtttttacgtgatgacggctgacaaattggacctcgtaattttagtattatagatacatcATAATGATGGAAACATTATAGCATCACAAGCTTTGATGTCAAATACTAATATTTATATAAAGTCACGCAATGCTGTGTCTTTATCAGGATGTGTGTGCTTTGTCTTGTAATTTGAGTCAATGCCACCTTGACCAAggatcaatttaaaaataattgatttttaataCAGGGCGTTGTATGGTTTTCTTATGAAACTTCATCCAGTACGTTTTGTTAGTGTCATGTAATTGTGGATTAATAGTTTCCTTGTCTGtatcagtttttgtttttttttttttttgtctcatccAGTTTATTTTTAGTGTATTCAACTTTAATATACTTTGCAATAATATaaactttaatttattttcaaacaaataaaattaaatatatatatacatatctgcggtttgaatttttcttttgtgtttgttttctCTATTGACCTTGattgacaataaaaaatattgtattgtattgtaatctatatattcttttgtttttcaaattgtgTTTGCAGTATTGTTGTTtgttcccccccccccttttttttgcaaaGGCAATTTTTGTTCGTTTTCTACTTATGATTATGCATATCattttcgcctctcttttgtaCTGACATTAAGTTAATGCATATTTCTTATCATCATTGTATAGGTTATCAGTGTTCTTGTGATCGAACGAGAAACTAAACATGGTAGAcgtctttgttttgttcacaatttGCTGCATGAACTTTGACTTTGTTTTTTGTAGTGATGATAGGATTTCTAGGCTCGAGAAAGTTGTTGAAGCACAGAATATCATGATTCTTGATTTAAAGAAAGCATTTCAtactcaaaatatcaaaattgacaGCTTGGAAAATCAATTGAAAAGCTGTAAGTCTTGTGGTTTCAACGGTTCCAACGATACTGGTGCACCGCTGTCTCGACAAACCGTAACATCTGGGAATGAAAACAATCAGGTCACACCATTAGATGTAGTGAGGGTTCCAAACAACATACTGCATAAAGGTAATAttgtgatttcatttttttacgTTGGCATTCATATCAATATCACATACAGATATCCTGAAAATGTCAACAACTACAAAAAGTAAAAAGGGTAACATTTTCAAACTGGGTTATTAGAAAAGTACAATTCGAAAATTTCAAACAACATCCTTCCAAAAGAATAGGTaggaataaaggcaacagtagtatatcgctgttcaaaactcgtaaatctatggtcaaaaaacaaaattggggtaaaaaactaaaactgagggaacgcattaaatataagaggggaacaacgacacaacattaaaatgtaatatacacagaaacagactaagcaatatacaaaatccgatgagaattacaaatataacatcaaaaccaaatacatgaaaacTCGAAAGGAAACGAGACAGCctttaatatctgtgtcattttggtcttttgtggatagttgtctcatcggaaatcataccacatcttcttttttatatttagttatgAAGGAAAGTAGCATGAGGTTAGAGTCAGTCTATTCGTGTTTCTTGCATTTATGTTAATATCATTTATAATAAGATTTCTCAATACGTAAAACTTCCATACAatatagatatttattttcagatttaaaCAGAAATAGTAGATTACTGCTGTCCGGTTCTAACGGAGATTCCTCACCAATTATAGCATTTCACGCATACCTTTCCAAAACAGAGGCCGATCCTGGACACCATCATACCATAATCTTTGATTCTATCCTTACAAATTCTGGAAATGGCTACAATAATCATACTGGGGCATTTATTGCTCCAGAAAAGGGACTGTATGTTTTTGCTTTTACCGTCGCTGGGGTCGCAGGCAGCAGAATGCCAGTTCAGTTGGTAGTAAACACTAATATTATTGGAGCCACTACTGCTGATAGTCTATCAGATACTCCGACATCAACAGCTTCAAGCGTTGTCATAATTTATTTGAACCAATGTGATACATGTTTTCTAAGAACGCCACCAAATACCGACTGGATTGTTGGAAGTTTGTATAGCCATGTTGATTGGTCTAGATCGTCGTTTTCTGGCTGGAAACTATAAAAGTGAAAATATGATAATTAGTCGTATTTGAAGCtgatttgttttcattctttataGAATAGGAGCAAAATGTACCAGAATGACAGCCAAACTCATGGATCgaaaatataaactgacaacgccatggctaacaaaggaaaagacaaatagacaaataattgAACACAAgtgacaaaatagaaaactaaagactaagtaacacgaaccgCATCAAAAGCTGAATGTGATCTCATGAGCTCTGAAGGAATGCGCAGGTCCTGCTCCCCACGTGGCATTCTTTATAGGAAACGCCTTTCTGTACATATTGTTTTGTCTTTCTTTATTCGAATGAATTGTTATCATAAGTATTGTCTGCTCCTTTTAAACTACATTCGATTTCAGAGACAAGCAATAAATAATTGTTCAAGGAAATTTccaagtatgaaaaaaaaaaaatcggaaattaacaaaataaataacgaAAGTTGAACATCTTTGCACAAACGCTTATACACCATTTCATTTGTTCAATTTGTTTCGTACTCAAAACTGAAAGTATCAATCTTTAATGTACAGTTATTAAAATAAGTTGGTATTCAGTTAATACATTCAGTAAAACGCGTATAAAACTGAATGGAACCATGAGTATAGCCAAACACTGACTTGGAATCAGAGTTATGATAGAAGGAGACACAATTCTCAATTTCAAATGATTACCGTAgctatgtaaaaaaaatatgcaaatgtttATGCCAATTCTGAAGTATGGGGATAATTGGTTAGGGAGAGATAAGTAACCATATAAGGAGCAAAAATTACATAATTCCAAAATGAAGACAatacaaaagagggacaaaagataccacagggacagtcaaactcatagattgaaaataaactgacatcgccatggctaaaaataaaagacaaacagacaaataatagtacaaaagacacaacatagaaaactaaagactaagcaagacgaaccccacccaaaactATGGGTGAtcctcaggtgctccggaagggtaagcaaatcctgttccacatgtgtcatccgtcgtattgcttatgttATTATACAAGTCCGTTttatagtctaattcggtaggtcacattcgtgaaaagggaagggaagggtattgtaatTACGACATttccgatatcatatgtgaaacagttattccataacggtcaaccaactcgtaatgacGAATGTATAATTAatgaaggaatgatttcaacctcaccatttggaactcttgatttaatagctttaTTTTGAGCAACGATTCTTTACCAAGGAACTCATAATAGGAAATACTCCGTATACAGGCGCTGCTgttgaatgttgctacatagcaatggaaagttcacaattgggaagataaaaacatctcttttgtcgtaaagttttgttttcaaccgacccttaagttgtacaagattaaaaaaaaaacaccaatcaCACTAACCCTGCATTAGACAAATCGCTTACATGAACTCATTTACACTTCATCAGTAAAAAGGTATATAAAAGATACCGACATAAAAGGACAATTTGTAAATTTGAAGTCAAAATTACACGTGATACTTTAGCAACAAACGGAACAATCGAAAACAgctgtcctattcctgacttggtacagccattttaattttataaaaaaattacgaaaaagtGATTTACTGTTCATAAATGAATTTTAAAGGATTGTAAACACGTTTACAACTATCTATTTTAGACCAAATAAACAAGATGTAGATAATTACAGGTCATCGTTCGGCGAtcaacaaaacccataccgtatagtctgATGTTGAATAAACATGGATGTC from Mytilus edulis chromosome 7, xbMytEdul2.2, whole genome shotgun sequence encodes the following:
- the LOC139482395 gene encoding uncharacterized protein codes for the protein MVDVFVLFTICCMNFDFVFCSDDRISRLEKVVEAQNIMILDLKKAFHTQNIKIDSLENQLKSCKSCGFNGSNDTGAPLSRQTVTSGNENNQVTPLDVVRVPNNILHKDLNRNSRLLLSGSNGDSSPIIAFHAYLSKTEADPGHHHTIIFDSILTNSGNGYNNHTGAFIAPEKGLYVFAFTVAGVAGSRMPVQLVVNTNIIGATTADSLSDTPTSTASSVVIIYLNQCDTCFLRTPPNTDWIVGSLYSHVDWSRSSFSGWKL